The window CAGCATCATGTGCGTAAAGATGCGATTGGCGGCATCGTGAATGCCCTGCTGACCAGTGTCAGCGTCCAGCCGGTTGATGCCGCGTTCGACAGCGATCTTCTGGCATTTAACGCCTATCTGGAGCCGAACATGCATAACGCGCTGGAAGTGCTGAAAAGCTTCGTCAGTCAGTACGTTATCCAGGTACCGCAGGTGCAACGCTTTGAATACAAAGGTCAGCAGATCATTATGGATTTGTTTGAAGCCCTGGCCGCCGACCCGGAACGTCTGTTACCGGAGGCAACTCAGGAGAAATGGCGCACCGCAGAGCATGCCTCAGAAGACGGAATGCGGGTCATCTGCGATTACATTGCTGCGATGACCGACGGCTACGCTCAGCGCCTGCATCAGCAGCTGTTTTCCGCCCACGTTAATTACTAAAACAAATGACTGAATGAAGGCAAGGGGCATCTGTGCCCCTTGTTATTCCTTATTGAGGTAATTACGCTCAAACACACCGGGCGGCATTTGCTGAATCTGGTAGTCGATCATGGTATCAAATGCCGACATCAGCGGCGAAAAGTCCTGTTCAGGTTGCAGGCTCTGCAGCAAATGATAGCCCGCTTCCACGGTTGATAACGCATTCTCACTCGGCGCTTTACGAATCCGGTAGTTGCCCTTGAGATCTTTGGGCAGATGCAAGGCGGGTAAGTGATGAAGCTGGGTGTTAACCTGCCACATCTTAAAGGCTTTTTTCCAGGTACCATCCAGCACAATCACCCGTATCGGCCGCTCGGCTTCTAAACTAAGTTGTTCGCTGGATTGCGACTGCTCACTCGGATACAACACAAAATGCTGCACGCTGGTGTCAGCCAGCAGACGATTGAGTTCCTCATGCTGACGGAAATCTTCACCAACCAGCAGGCGGCAGTTCGCCAGCGACAGACTGAGGATACGCGCGGTACCCATGGCGCGATGTTCTTCTGTCGGATGCTGAAGAATGATAAGCTCCACCTGTGAATCGATCGGCACTATCGCAGCGCAGATACAGGCTTTATGTGCTTTACCGCACCGGGAACAATAACGGGACATATTGTGAATTTATACCTGTGGCTAGTCATAATCAGTATGGTCTGTGTCGGACTGCAGTTCGAACCGCTCTCCTCTGCCGCAGCCTGGCAGTTAAACGCCATTCAACACGGCCAATGGTGGCGCATCCTAACAGGAAACTTCACCCATACCAACTTTGCTCATCTGGCGATGAATCTGGCCGGGTTATGGCTCATCAGCTATATCTTCAAGCCCACAGTCCAGCTATTACTGCCCACCCTTGTGCTTATCAGCCTCTGGGTCGGTATTGCGGTATTAATGACAGACATGAGTTCCTACGTCGGTCTGTCCGGCACCCTGCACGGACTGTTTGCCTGTTGCGCTCTGCAAGAAGCCAGGCAGGGACGGCGCAGCAGTTGGCTGCTGGTTGCCGGCGTGATCGCCAAAGTGGTCTGGGAGCAGTGCTACGGCAGTTCACTCGGCACTGAAGCCCTGATCCAAGCCCGGGTAGCAACCGAGGCGCACCTGGCTGGGGTACTGGGTGGCTTGCTGCTGGCGCTGAGTACTAAAAAAACGTTAAGAATGCCCTAAATAAGGTGACAAGAAAGTACTGACTTCTTCACCGCACATCCCGACCTCTACAGTGATCCCGGCATTTTTCAGCATCTCAATACCCATGCCATTATTTCGCGGGTCCGGATCTAACATTGCAACCACAATGTGCCGAATTCCGCTATTCACCAGAGTCACCGCACAAGCCGGTGTTCTGCCAACAAACGAACATGGCTCCAGAGTTACATAAGCGGTTACGCCTTCACGACTGCCCCTTAGTTGATTGAGAGCCTCAACTTCTGCATGATTATCACCAACAGCCTGAGTAAATCCTTCAGCAATAATTTCGCCATTTCTGACTAAAACACAGCCTACCGGTGGATTGGGTCTGCATTGAGGCAATGCCAGTTGTGAGATGGCTAATGCTCTTTGCATAAATATTCGTTGTTTGTCTGAAGTGTGCATGGTTTTTTCTTCCTCTTTGACGGATCAGACTGCGACTAACCCACTTCCACCACTGCCGGGTTAAACACCGGACTGTTAATAATGATCTGCTCCAGACGGCGTGTCGCTTCATTGATTTTAGGTGAAGTAAACAGGGTCACTTCCATATCCGGCAGCTCCGGCAGGTCGCTTAAAATCACCAGATCGTCTTCCAGTGTATGATAAGGCATCACGGCAATCCCTACTCCGGCACGTACCGCCGCCAGAACACCAGAGCGGCTTTGACTGGTAAACGCAATCCTATAAGGCATTCTGGCTTTTTCCAGCGCAGAACAGGCATATTGACGATGCTGACAACCTTCATAAAACACCACCAGCGGCAGCACTTCATGGGTATGGACAAAGTGATCTTTCGAGCCAATCCAGACTAATTCATCACGCCGCAGCCGGGTTCCGCCTTGCGTTTCCGGCCAGCATTTCAACTAACGCGATATCGAGCTTACCTTTATCCAGTAAGTCAACCAGATGATCGGGACGGTAGTCGCAGAAAGCTTCCAGTTCGGCCTCCGGATAACTGAGGATAAAGTCCTGCAGAATCGGGGCCAGTGTCTGGCTGGCATACTGGTCATGCGTTCCCAACCGCACTACCCCGTCAATATCCATATTAAGGAAAGAGCCGACAATTTGATCGTGCAGATTAAGCAATTGCTGAGCATGGGTTTTGAGCTGCATGCCTGCCGCAGTCAGGCGCACGCCGTGCTGGCCGCGCTCCATCAGCGGATTGGCTACCAGGTCTTCCAGACGGTTGAGTTGCATACTCACCGTAGACGGAGCCTTGTGTAATAACCTAGCCGCCTCGGTAAGATTCAGTGTGTCTGCCACCATCATAAAAGTACGCAGCAGGTTTATAGGTAAGTCATGCATGGCTGAGTTTTCAACAAATCCGAACGTAGAATTGAATATTTATCGATTTACCGAA is drawn from Vibrio sp. CDRSL-10 TSBA and contains these coding sequences:
- a CDS encoding LysR substrate-binding domain-containing protein, with the translated sequence MKCWPETQGGTRLRRDELVWIGSKDHFVHTHEVLPLVVFYEGCQHRQYACSALEKARMPYRIAFTSQSRSGVLAAVRAGVGIAVMPYHTLEDDLVILSDLPELPDMEVTLFTSPKINEATRRLEQIIINSPVFNPAVVEVG
- the rrtA gene encoding rhombosortase, encoding MNLYLWLVIISMVCVGLQFEPLSSAAAWQLNAIQHGQWWRILTGNFTHTNFAHLAMNLAGLWLISYIFKPTVQLLLPTLVLISLWVGIAVLMTDMSSYVGLSGTLHGLFACCALQEARQGRRSSWLLVAGVIAKVVWEQCYGSSLGTEALIQARVATEAHLAGVLGGLLLALSTKKTLRMP
- a CDS encoding bifunctional diaminohydroxyphosphoribosylaminopyrimidine deaminase/5-amino-6-(5-phosphoribosylamino)uracil reductase RibD, producing the protein MHTSDKQRIFMQRALAISQLALPQCRPNPPVGCVLVRNGEIIAEGFTQAVGDNHAEVEALNQLRGSREGVTAYVTLEPCSFVGRTPACAVTLVNSGIRHIVVAMLDPDPRNNGMGIEMLKNAGITVEVGMCGEEVSTFLSPYLGHS
- a CDS encoding DTW domain-containing protein, which encodes MSRYCSRCGKAHKACICAAIVPIDSQVELIILQHPTEEHRAMGTARILSLSLANCRLLVGEDFRQHEELNRLLADTSVQHFVLYPSEQSQSSEQLSLEAERPIRVIVLDGTWKKAFKMWQVNTQLHHLPALHLPKDLKGNYRIRKAPSENALSTVEAGYHLLQSLQPEQDFSPLMSAFDTMIDYQIQQMPPGVFERNYLNKE
- a CDS encoding LysR family transcriptional regulator, with the translated sequence MHDLPINLLRTFMMVADTLNLTEAARLLHKAPSTVSMQLNRLEDLVANPLMERGQHGVRLTAAGMQLKTHAQQLLNLHDQIVGSFLNMDIDGVVRLGTHDQYASQTLAPILQDFILSYPEAELEAFCDYRPDHLVDLLDKGKLDIALVEMLAGNARRNPAAA